A window from Thermocrinis sp. encodes these proteins:
- the serS gene encoding serine--tRNA ligase: MLDIEAIRKQPDLIKDRLRLRKEDYVELVDKILEFDGKRRDILKELESLRAERNRLSKEIGKLRSQGQNTESTEARVREIREKIERLEDELSEVEGKLRDTMLFLPNLPHKSVPFGKDESENVEVRRWGTPREFDFEPRAHYEIGELLGILDFERGANLAGSRFTVMWGWGAKLERALINFMLDFHTSRGYKEVWVPHLVKPEILQGTGQLPKFEEDVYKCEWDNLYLIPTAEVPLTNLFRDQILEEKDLPIYLTAYTPCYRREAGAYGKDIRGIIRQHQFDKVELVKIVHPEKSDEELEKLTADAEEVLKLLGLPYRVVMLCTGDLGFASAKTYDIEVWFPSQKKYREISSCSNCTDFQARRMNTRFKDSSGRNRFVHTLNGSGLAVGRTLAAILENYQQKDGSVIIPEVLRDYLKADVIKPDGA, translated from the coding sequence ATGCTTGACATAGAGGCTATAAGAAAACAGCCCGATCTGATCAAAGACAGACTGCGATTGAGGAAGGAAGACTATGTAGAGTTAGTGGATAAAATACTTGAGTTTGACGGGAAGAGAAGAGACATTCTAAAAGAGTTAGAATCTCTTCGGGCTGAGAGGAACAGACTAAGCAAAGAGATAGGAAAGCTAAGGTCTCAGGGTCAAAATACGGAAAGCACTGAAGCAAGAGTAAGGGAAATTAGGGAAAAAATAGAAAGGCTTGAGGATGAGCTTTCTGAAGTTGAAGGAAAGCTTAGGGATACTATGCTTTTTTTACCTAATCTGCCACACAAGAGCGTTCCCTTTGGAAAGGACGAGTCAGAAAATGTAGAAGTTAGAAGATGGGGAACACCGAGGGAGTTTGACTTTGAACCAAGGGCTCACTACGAGATAGGAGAACTCCTGGGCATATTGGATTTTGAACGGGGTGCTAATTTGGCTGGGAGTCGTTTTACGGTTATGTGGGGCTGGGGGGCTAAGCTGGAAAGGGCACTTATAAACTTTATGTTAGACTTTCACACAAGCAGAGGCTACAAAGAAGTTTGGGTTCCCCATCTGGTAAAGCCAGAAATACTTCAGGGCACGGGCCAGCTACCTAAGTTTGAAGAGGATGTTTATAAGTGTGAATGGGATAACCTTTACCTAATACCTACTGCAGAGGTGCCCCTTACCAATCTCTTTAGAGATCAGATCCTTGAAGAGAAAGACCTGCCCATATACCTAACAGCTTACACTCCTTGCTACAGAAGGGAAGCGGGAGCCTACGGCAAAGACATAAGAGGCATAATAAGACAGCATCAGTTTGATAAAGTGGAGCTTGTGAAGATAGTTCATCCAGAGAAGTCAGATGAGGAGCTGGAAAAGCTAACTGCAGATGCGGAAGAAGTTTTAAAACTGCTTGGACTTCCATACAGAGTTGTGATGCTATGCACGGGAGATTTAGGTTTTGCCTCTGCCAAGACTTACGACATAGAGGTGTGGTTTCCGTCCCAGAAAAAATACAGAGAGATCTCCTCCTGCTCCAACTGCACCGACTTTCAGGCAAGACGTATGAATACAAGGTTCAAAGACTCCTCTGGAAGAAACAGATTTGTCCATACTCTGAACGGCTCGGGTTTGGCAGTGGGAAGAACTCTCGCAGCCATACTGGAGAACTACCAGCAAAAGGACGGTTCGGTGATCATTCCTGAAGTTCTTAGAGACTACCTTAAGGCGGATGTAATAAAACCAGATGGAGCTTGA
- a CDS encoding flavin reductase family protein — translation MELEVSNLPSEELYKLITEWVAPRPIAWVSTINKNGTINLAPFSFFNLVCDEPPVIMLSISKREDGTRKDTARNILDVGEFVVNFAEWNLLEKVKLTGKEFPPSVSELELAGLTPEPSKEVKPPRVKESPASFECKLIKHMELFNYDVIFGEVVFLVVRRECVRRVGRIGEGFCRCD, via the coding sequence ATGGAGCTTGAAGTTAGCAATCTACCTTCCGAAGAGCTATACAAACTTATAACCGAGTGGGTTGCACCAAGGCCCATAGCGTGGGTATCCACCATAAATAAAAACGGGACTATAAACTTAGCTCCTTTCAGCTTTTTTAACCTCGTGTGCGACGAACCGCCCGTGATTATGCTTTCTATTAGTAAAAGAGAAGATGGAACACGAAAGGATACAGCGAGGAATATTTTAGATGTTGGCGAGTTTGTAGTAAATTTTGCAGAATGGAATCTTTTGGAAAAGGTAAAACTCACAGGAAAAGAGTTCCCACCCTCTGTTAGCGAGCTTGAACTGGCTGGGCTTACTCCCGAACCTTCAAAAGAGGTAAAGCCACCGAGAGTTAAAGAGTCTCCAGCAAGCTTTGAATGCAAGCTTATAAAGCACATGGAGCTGTTTAATTACGACGTTATATTTGGTGAAGTGGTATTTTTGGTGGTAAGGAGAGAATGCGTTAGGAGGGTAGGAAGGATAGGAGAGGGTTTTTGTAGATGTGATTGA
- the nadA gene encoding quinolinate synthase NadA, producing MITFELAKEESLDNRQIKELQEEIRALAKQKNAVILSHYYQRPEVQDIADFVGDSLELSRKASQTDADIILFCGVRFMCETAKILNPTKKVLHPNPESGCPMADMITAKQVLKLKEEHPDAEVVAYVNTTAEVKAVSDVCVTSANAVKVVKKLESKKIIFIPDQALGNWVKKHVPEKEFVIWQGFCPPHFEFTARELQKLKEKYPDAKVAVHPECHQKVIEMADFVGSTSQIINYATTCDADKVIVITEVGLKHTLMKKNPNKEYIFPESMNYCGTVYCCTMKAINLPLVYKTLKEEINEVILPEDIIEKAKRPLERMLELS from the coding sequence ATGATTACCTTTGAACTTGCAAAGGAGGAGAGCTTAGACAATAGGCAGATAAAGGAGCTTCAAGAGGAAATCAGAGCTTTGGCAAAGCAGAAAAATGCTGTCATACTCTCCCATTACTACCAAAGGCCTGAAGTGCAGGACATAGCGGACTTTGTGGGAGACTCTTTGGAACTTTCCAGGAAGGCGAGCCAGACAGATGCAGATATTATTCTCTTTTGCGGTGTTAGGTTTATGTGCGAAACTGCCAAAATTCTAAACCCTACAAAGAAAGTTTTACATCCCAATCCCGAGTCGGGCTGTCCTATGGCTGATATGATAACCGCAAAGCAGGTGCTGAAATTAAAAGAGGAACATCCGGATGCAGAAGTAGTGGCTTATGTAAATACTACCGCAGAAGTTAAGGCGGTTTCTGATGTTTGCGTAACATCAGCCAATGCGGTAAAGGTGGTAAAAAAATTGGAAAGTAAAAAGATTATCTTCATACCAGACCAAGCCCTTGGTAATTGGGTGAAAAAACACGTGCCAGAGAAGGAATTTGTAATCTGGCAGGGCTTTTGCCCTCCTCACTTTGAGTTTACCGCAAGGGAGCTACAAAAGCTAAAAGAAAAATATCCAGATGCTAAAGTGGCAGTCCATCCAGAGTGTCACCAAAAGGTTATTGAAATGGCAGACTTTGTAGGCTCAACCTCCCAGATAATAAACTACGCCACCACCTGCGACGCAGACAAGGTTATAGTTATCACAGAAGTTGGGCTAAAACATACCCTTATGAAGAAAAACCCAAACAAAGAATACATATTCCCAGAGTCTATGAATTATTGCGGAACAGTTTATTGTTGCACCATGAAAGCTATAAATTTACCCCTTGTCTATAAAACCCTAAAGGAAGAGATAAACGAAGTGATCCTTCCAGAGGACATCATAGAAAAAGCAAAAAGACCTTTGGAAAGAATGCTTGAGCTAAGTTAG
- a CDS encoding FeoA family protein, with protein MLEQVEVGKKVKVLKLEGNDEIIKKLEAMGIREGKVLEVVQKLGRNIVVKLDHSKIAISKSLAKRIKVK; from the coding sequence ATGCTGGAACAGGTGGAAGTGGGTAAAAAAGTTAAGGTTTTAAAACTCGAAGGTAACGATGAGATTATTAAGAAGCTTGAGGCTATGGGTATAAGGGAGGGGAAGGTTTTGGAGGTTGTCCAAAAGCTTGGAAGGAATATTGTGGTTAAGCTTGACCACTCCAAGATAGCCATAAGCAAAAGCCTGGCAAAGAGGATAAAGGTTAAATGA